A portion of the Leptospira inadai serovar Lyme str. 10 genome contains these proteins:
- a CDS encoding M23 family metallopeptidase, translating into MGRTFRLFPSADLVFFLFVLGTLLSPLRASFGVETAPKISSLTPAPKKAPALTPPIWQELSPETLADLGNLRFPMELETPISGSYAEYRVHHLHMGCDFKTFHANGLSASAPFSGYVDSIGQSAKGYGLNLVLKSSTSPLKAKFAHLLDFSGVRKDLELLREALALLSGGEFQVKFSNPSFLTNQGDAFARLGESGTGVSHLHFELHLPGGTLNPLPFLPMRGKDTTPPELLWLYVDSDNGTQLRFPLQKKGNGIFEISPETKLSLNGSVRFRLGAYDLMTSRNKNNLFFVGLYNGQIPLYERSFKGMSYEEARSHQDIFDSNRSSLNPAVYVYNLFPAKDPSISLNSFPIGTDLFITLKAADHAGNRSQVSIPIVVSPPTKQKTTGTKTEFTSKDGNLKIKTPVKTTYGAGKLFFEKLEAPMEIAPLPEGLILKGSAYELESSDLSWVGEAELDWKGIRLGRKESVYLYDKGTKRWSALKQRGAVSYLSKLGILAVLEDNAKPTITQPYLITRHRRIASAREPDWEERVYVLSDVGSGYAGGAEVLVEGEPYPSEFDTDRKMLILKIPKSLSGWKKKLLVQIRIKDRSGNVSDWFTDLIRFEIE; encoded by the coding sequence ATGGGGAGAACCTTTCGTTTATTTCCAAGCGCGGATCTCGTTTTCTTTCTTTTCGTTTTGGGAACGCTGCTCTCACCCTTGCGCGCTTCTTTCGGTGTGGAAACCGCGCCTAAAATTTCCTCGTTAACTCCGGCCCCGAAGAAAGCGCCGGCCCTGACTCCACCGATTTGGCAGGAACTCTCGCCGGAAACGCTCGCCGATCTAGGCAATTTACGGTTTCCGATGGAACTCGAAACTCCGATTTCCGGTTCGTACGCGGAATACAGGGTTCACCATCTTCACATGGGTTGCGATTTTAAAACCTTTCATGCAAACGGCCTTTCCGCTTCGGCTCCGTTTTCAGGATACGTAGATTCGATCGGTCAGTCCGCGAAAGGATACGGGCTCAATCTAGTACTGAAATCTTCCACTTCTCCGTTAAAGGCCAAATTCGCTCATTTATTGGATTTTAGCGGAGTTCGTAAGGACCTGGAACTTTTGAGGGAGGCCCTGGCTCTTTTAAGCGGAGGAGAATTCCAGGTAAAGTTTTCGAATCCTAGTTTCCTAACGAACCAGGGAGACGCATTCGCGAGATTGGGAGAATCCGGAACGGGTGTCAGTCATTTACATTTCGAACTGCATCTTCCGGGAGGTACTCTCAATCCGCTTCCGTTTCTCCCCATGAGAGGAAAGGATACGACTCCCCCGGAATTGCTTTGGCTGTACGTGGATTCGGACAACGGAACGCAGCTTAGATTCCCTTTGCAAAAAAAAGGGAACGGCATATTCGAAATCTCTCCGGAAACGAAATTATCCCTGAACGGAAGCGTTCGGTTTCGACTAGGCGCATACGACCTGATGACCTCTCGAAATAAGAATAATTTATTCTTTGTCGGGCTTTATAACGGGCAGATTCCTTTATATGAACGATCGTTTAAGGGAATGAGTTACGAAGAAGCGCGTTCCCACCAGGATATCTTCGATTCCAATCGGTCTTCCTTAAATCCTGCCGTTTATGTCTATAATTTATTTCCAGCCAAGGACCCTAGTATTTCCTTAAACTCCTTTCCGATCGGAACCGATTTATTCATCACGTTAAAGGCGGCGGACCATGCCGGGAATCGATCCCAAGTATCGATCCCCATCGTGGTAAGTCCGCCCACAAAACAAAAAACGACCGGGACAAAAACCGAATTCACATCGAAAGATGGAAATCTCAAAATAAAAACTCCCGTCAAGACCACGTACGGTGCGGGAAAACTTTTCTTTGAAAAGTTAGAAGCACCTATGGAAATCGCGCCTCTCCCGGAGGGACTGATCTTGAAAGGAAGCGCTTACGAACTGGAGTCCTCCGATCTTTCCTGGGTGGGAGAGGCCGAACTCGATTGGAAAGGGATTCGATTGGGAAGAAAAGAGAGCGTCTATCTATATGACAAGGGCACTAAGCGCTGGTCGGCTCTCAAGCAGAGAGGTGCCGTGAGCTATCTCTCGAAGCTAGGCATTTTAGCGGTACTGGAAGACAACGCCAAGCCCACAATCACTCAACCCTACCTAATCACCAGACATAGAAGAATTGCGAGCGCCAGAGAACCGGATTGGGAGGAGCGAGTCTATGTATTAAGCGACGTAGGTTCCGGGTATGCGGGAGGAGCCGAAGTACTAGTAGAGGGAGAACCGTACCCGAGCGAATTCGATACCGATCGAAAAATGCTGATCCTGAAAATTCCCAAATCCCTATCCGGTTGGAAAAAAAAACTGCTCGTTCAGATCAGAATCAAGGATCGATCGGGCAATGTTTCGGATTGGTTTACGGACCTAATCCGATTTGAAATTGAATAA
- the tgt gene encoding tRNA guanosine(34) transglycosylase Tgt, translated as MIFREETRDPHSFARTGTLALNGVEIPTPVFMPVGTRGAIKSLDSDDIDELGFELILGNTYHLYLRPGTEVLQSFGGLKNFISYKKALLTDSGGFQVFSLNSLFKFQADGVGFRSHIDGSSHFFTPEKVVDIQRMIGSDIMMVLDDCPPGDASAARIKESLDRTHRWAEMAVRYWEKDKNGQHLFGIVQGGTNVELRLESLSYVNGLPFSGIALGGLSVGEPRPDFIRTLEAVAPHSDRNRPLYLMGVGTVPDILDGVRNGVDMFDCVLPTRNARNGQVFTSKGKINLRNEKWKFSDEPLDSECECRVCKRYSVGYLRHLHHVKELTAFSLSTFHNLSFMKKFMFELRRSIKEGKFDQFSAKWKNLYERPEISR; from the coding sequence ATGATCTTTCGAGAAGAAACTCGAGACCCACATTCCTTCGCTCGCACCGGGACTCTTGCCTTAAACGGAGTAGAGATTCCGACTCCCGTATTCATGCCAGTGGGAACGAGAGGAGCGATTAAATCCCTGGATTCGGACGATATCGACGAATTAGGATTCGAGCTGATCCTCGGAAATACGTACCACTTGTATTTACGGCCGGGGACGGAGGTTCTCCAAAGCTTCGGAGGACTCAAGAATTTCATATCGTATAAGAAAGCCTTACTGACCGATAGTGGGGGCTTTCAAGTTTTTAGTTTAAATTCCCTTTTTAAATTCCAGGCGGACGGAGTCGGCTTTCGTTCCCATATAGACGGTAGTTCCCATTTCTTCACTCCCGAGAAGGTCGTGGATATTCAGCGGATGATAGGTTCCGACATTATGATGGTGTTAGACGATTGCCCTCCCGGAGATGCAAGTGCTGCTCGGATCAAAGAATCCTTGGACCGAACCCATCGTTGGGCGGAAATGGCAGTTCGTTATTGGGAAAAGGATAAAAACGGACAGCATTTGTTCGGAATCGTCCAAGGCGGTACCAACGTGGAGCTCCGCTTGGAAAGTCTGTCCTACGTAAACGGGCTTCCCTTCTCGGGAATCGCACTCGGTGGTCTTTCCGTGGGGGAACCTCGACCCGATTTCATTCGAACTTTGGAAGCAGTCGCTCCCCATTCGGATCGAAATCGACCTCTTTATCTCATGGGAGTCGGTACTGTACCGGATATTTTGGATGGAGTCAGGAACGGAGTCGATATGTTCGATTGTGTTCTCCCCACACGCAATGCGAGAAATGGACAAGTATTCACTTCGAAGGGAAAAATTAACTTGAGAAATGAGAAGTGGAAGTTTTCCGACGAGCCTCTTGATTCGGAATGCGAATGTCGAGTCTGTAAGAGATACAGTGTCGGATATCTTCGACACCTTCACCATGTAAAAGAACTGACCGCTTTCTCCCTGAGTACGTTCCATAATCTGAGTTTTATGAAGAAGTTTATGTTCGAGCTTCGGCGATCCATTAAAGAAGGAAAATTTGATCAGTTTTCCGCTAAATGGAAAAATTTGTATGAAAGACCGGAAATTTCTCGTTGA
- a CDS encoding lipoprotein LipL71 — MKSFRATSFRFLLILGILGVLVACGAELPVRELAEAKSAITRAKESGAEKYAPGEYEEARKSLFMAHEKASNEDLGETKKSAVYARAKALDAQEKSFPSLTEESKKQATAAIDEAEEAFSSQLAAEPYTNAVELRKEGDTLRDNADRALESYPKESGDDAKLKTRLAAFEQYEQSNKKYLDSKKSAQDAKALALSQKQQLIDSLSDIEKNLDDADRYAGGQDPEVGQTRQRLNATKSKIDEGKIKEGYSEVEDIRKKSNELVARNIQSYAAKKKEEAKDSIAKAKDKLAGIDQTKVTSSKDIQTSYQRADENLKAADESLAAAEDFFSSEKYEDSISRSEEAIRLSRIVVDQSDDIAERIKSGASVAGRTGTGEEDRNATVDGTEGKTTHTKTKTTGTSGRASVGSGELPEGWKRYVVRKRVPADCLWRIASYKQHYGTGRLWKRIYDANKGKIKNPSLIYPKQVLLIPPRKGSTKFDPKKAKKKHSGSDEVEAVTDEKKKPDANTTPKPDAEEEHSEEDHSQNPQPQAEEQHSPGQQQAPAEDQHAPAPEHQQAPSEEQAPSEQHNPPEQQSAPSQEGHQPSAGESANPSNAEGHTPSSSGEEKKPDTGK; from the coding sequence ATGAAATCCTTTCGAGCTACATCTTTCCGATTCCTACTAATACTAGGAATCCTCGGCGTTTTGGTCGCTTGCGGTGCCGAGCTCCCCGTTAGAGAGCTTGCAGAAGCAAAATCGGCAATCACTAGGGCCAAGGAATCCGGTGCGGAAAAATATGCGCCTGGTGAATACGAGGAGGCCCGCAAAAGCCTTTTTATGGCTCACGAAAAGGCCTCTAACGAGGACTTAGGCGAAACGAAGAAAAGTGCAGTGTATGCCAGAGCGAAGGCGTTAGATGCGCAGGAGAAATCATTTCCATCGTTAACCGAAGAATCCAAAAAGCAAGCTACGGCTGCGATCGACGAGGCTGAGGAAGCTTTCTCGTCGCAACTCGCCGCAGAACCTTACACGAATGCGGTGGAACTTCGTAAAGAAGGCGATACCCTTCGCGATAATGCGGACCGGGCCTTAGAATCCTATCCGAAAGAATCCGGAGACGACGCTAAATTAAAGACTCGTTTAGCCGCGTTCGAGCAGTATGAGCAAAGCAATAAGAAGTATCTGGATTCTAAAAAATCCGCCCAGGATGCGAAAGCATTAGCTCTTTCTCAAAAGCAACAGCTGATCGACTCCCTATCCGATATCGAAAAAAATCTGGACGATGCGGATCGCTATGCCGGTGGCCAAGATCCCGAAGTGGGACAAACCAGACAACGATTGAATGCCACTAAGTCGAAAATCGACGAAGGCAAGATTAAAGAAGGATATTCCGAAGTAGAAGACATTCGTAAAAAGTCGAATGAATTGGTAGCGAGGAATATCCAATCCTATGCCGCCAAGAAAAAGGAAGAAGCCAAGGATAGTATCGCAAAGGCGAAAGATAAACTTGCCGGAATCGATCAAACGAAAGTTACTTCCAGCAAGGATATCCAAACTTCTTACCAAAGAGCCGACGAAAATTTAAAGGCGGCCGATGAATCCTTAGCGGCCGCGGAAGATTTCTTTTCTTCGGAAAAATACGAAGATTCGATCAGCCGTTCCGAGGAAGCGATTCGACTTTCTAGAATCGTCGTGGACCAGTCCGATGATATTGCAGAGCGAATTAAATCCGGCGCTTCCGTTGCCGGACGCACCGGAACCGGGGAAGAAGATAGAAATGCGACAGTCGACGGAACCGAAGGTAAAACGACACATACGAAAACCAAAACGACCGGTACGAGTGGAAGGGCGTCGGTAGGTTCCGGGGAACTTCCGGAAGGATGGAAGAGGTATGTGGTTCGGAAACGAGTTCCTGCAGATTGCCTCTGGAGAATCGCCTCATACAAGCAGCATTATGGTACCGGACGACTCTGGAAAAGAATTTATGATGCAAATAAAGGAAAGATCAAGAATCCGAGCCTGATCTATCCTAAACAAGTGCTTTTGATTCCTCCGAGAAAAGGATCTACGAAATTCGATCCTAAGAAAGCTAAGAAAAAGCATTCCGGTAGTGACGAAGTGGAAGCCGTAACGGATGAAAAGAAAAAGCCCGACGCTAACACGACACCGAAACCGGATGCCGAAGAAGAGCATTCCGAGGAAGACCATTCTCAAAATCCTCAGCCTCAGGCGGAAGAGCAACATTCTCCAGGGCAGCAACAAGCGCCTGCAGAGGATCAGCACGCTCCGGCTCCGGAGCACCAACAGGCACCATCCGAAGAGCAAGCTCCGTCAGAGCAGCATAATCCTCCCGAACAACAAAGTGCTCCTTCGCAGGAAGGGCATCAACCTTCGGCTGGAGAAAGTGCAAATCCATCCAATGCGGAAGGACATACTCCATCTTCTAGCGGTGAAGAAAAGAAGCCTGATACGGGAAAATAG
- a CDS encoding Fur family transcriptional regulator, whose product MNKDKEAEILKTVDESVRMEMKTFSDYLQKKGLKITNQRMLVAERIFSLHNHFTAESLLEEFKDQRDKISKATIYRILSIMVEAKLLQEHNFGQDYKYYEHIIGHTHHDHIICVDCGRIVEFVDERIEQLQEQAALGNGFKITGHSLNIYGSCLDPNCPRKK is encoded by the coding sequence ATGAATAAGGATAAGGAAGCCGAAATTCTTAAGACAGTAGACGAATCCGTCCGCATGGAGATGAAAACCTTTTCGGATTATCTCCAAAAGAAAGGATTAAAAATCACCAACCAGCGGATGTTGGTAGCAGAGAGAATTTTCTCTCTACACAACCATTTTACCGCAGAAAGCCTTCTGGAAGAATTCAAGGACCAGAGAGATAAGATTTCGAAGGCGACCATCTATCGGATTTTGTCGATTATGGTGGAAGCGAAGCTTCTCCAAGAGCATAATTTCGGTCAGGATTATAAGTACTACGAACATATCATCGGTCACACTCATCACGATCATATTATTTGCGTAGATTGTGGTCGAATCGTCGAATTTGTGGACGAACGAATCGAACAGCTCCAGGAGCAGGCCGCTCTCGGGAACGGTTTCAAAATCACCGGACACAGCTTGAATATCTACGGAAGCTGCCTAGATCCTAATTGCCCTCGGAAGAAATGA
- the nadC gene encoding carboxylating nicotinate-nucleotide diphosphorylase: MKRAYTKPISEVVSEDYFPLAKMAWEEDCPDEDITSVSLFRPDQKAFANLNAREDGVLCGSGVTEALNRLSGERLESKFFFKDGDRFRKGDTIAELNGSLILLLRVERILLNFLQYLSGISTETRKVVDRYGSNGLMILDTRKTLPGYRKLAKYAVYCGGGSNHRLDLSEMALIKDNHLALFEHASVPVKRIRDRFPGRLVELEIDSLSQLQDALQAGPDVLMLDNFNPEDTKTALEIVKKTNPSMRIECSGRITPEKLEALSKFSGVGVSMGYLTHTTRFLDLGLDIRTDH, encoded by the coding sequence GTGAAAAGGGCTTACACAAAGCCTATTTCCGAAGTCGTTTCGGAGGATTACTTTCCTTTGGCCAAAATGGCTTGGGAGGAAGACTGTCCTGACGAAGACATAACCTCGGTTTCCCTTTTTCGGCCGGATCAAAAAGCATTCGCTAATTTGAATGCTCGCGAAGACGGGGTTCTCTGTGGAAGCGGTGTAACCGAAGCTCTCAATCGACTTTCCGGCGAACGTCTGGAATCCAAATTTTTCTTTAAAGACGGAGATCGTTTCCGTAAGGGAGATACGATCGCCGAACTTAACGGAAGTTTGATATTGTTATTGCGAGTGGAACGAATCCTACTGAATTTTTTGCAGTATTTATCGGGAATATCCACCGAAACAAGAAAGGTCGTAGATCGCTATGGATCGAACGGCTTGATGATTTTGGATACTAGAAAGACCTTACCCGGATATCGGAAGCTTGCGAAATACGCCGTTTACTGCGGAGGAGGATCGAATCATAGGCTCGACCTCTCCGAAATGGCGTTGATTAAGGACAATCATCTCGCTTTATTCGAACATGCGTCCGTACCTGTAAAAAGAATTCGAGACAGATTCCCCGGCAGACTCGTGGAGCTGGAAATCGATTCACTCTCTCAATTGCAAGACGCATTGCAGGCAGGGCCTGACGTTCTTATGCTGGATAATTTCAATCCGGAAGATACCAAAACGGCGCTTGAAATTGTAAAAAAAACGAATCCTTCGATGCGGATAGAATGTTCCGGACGGATCACTCCGGAAAAGCTGGAAGCATTATCTAAATTTTCCGGTGTCGGCGTCAGTATGGGATACCTGACTCACACCACGCGATTCCTCGACCTCGGCTTAGATATACGGACGGATCATTGA
- the greA gene encoding transcription elongation factor GreA translates to MSNETATTAETKPASDLDKLTSLFNEEIYVRSDANSIPASKFKIYDDLIESFGASGVTDAAKAKLEEHLAEHPESISARYLLGILGLQKGSIDAASYFKNLLDAFKQAGKWTIIEHITDNILKYGEDRYALRFKAEALEKLKKNKELKPVLEKLAKQDRKNPEIAKKYGLAILEENRERAITYLKQAIETFAKTKDYVQFEEIWPIFVSNNYDDIQFVEKIERILLGHREKTRLAGYLYPLVDPHKAVEDWDRVIYLLKKILDHEPVSNKARNELIRVYKLKYANHSLLEDFLKMSELGNNRKPVKVCISNFERNIVFDTDNYVLHRNWGVGKIVSISPNGDSIFVDFKDKKNHKLSIQMAITSLKPLKVDHIWVKFYENKESVVELFEKDIPSFFKELLTSFDGHMLVAEIKNEVVGKFLPVAEWSKWWNKAKNIIKKEPKLGFNPKKKDELWYREKPITFAEELTEKFSATSDLSKKLDIAIEALRNKEEAEGAIDTFAHHYYEEEESNEPFRRIVAFLYLEEVASTMEGEDGTPYDFQRHQKEDQVAQLIKTLTREELLEISSRITNLDIKKSFVDLVKKFHKDWVNVLVGLLFEVPVKNNKYVVSVLEDDKKFAELNLFIETAASRAKENPEVFLWVAKSILWRTWDEEWMNVSRQDLILRVLRLLKPLNKIEEKGTKLKNTCHEILFGNESAVITEAIQNGDSEYIRKVYALYREVPYIEETDKDKLMSLIQSLKPDLVWEEEEEDDEEDDVLSHIPENAVLVTRWALNQKKADFEHLVNVEMLENSRDIGEAQERGDLRENAEYKAAMERQVQLQAQIKKLESELKTAVVLDLSNVKTDRINIGTTVKLKNESTGENQTYSILGAWDADTEKNIISYQSPLAKSLLGKRVGDTAALNLGGAETKFKVLDINRFSLQNQES, encoded by the coding sequence ATGTCTAACGAAACTGCGACAACCGCGGAAACCAAGCCTGCCAGCGATTTGGACAAGCTTACCTCGCTCTTTAACGAGGAGATTTACGTCCGCTCGGACGCCAACTCCATCCCTGCGTCCAAATTTAAAATCTACGACGATCTCATAGAGTCTTTCGGAGCTTCCGGAGTTACCGACGCTGCAAAGGCGAAGCTAGAAGAGCATCTCGCAGAACATCCTGAAAGCATTTCCGCAAGGTATTTACTGGGAATTTTAGGACTCCAAAAGGGGAGCATTGATGCCGCCTCTTATTTTAAGAATCTTTTAGATGCATTTAAGCAAGCCGGTAAATGGACGATCATCGAGCATATAACGGATAATATTCTAAAATATGGTGAGGATCGTTACGCACTCCGATTCAAAGCGGAAGCGTTGGAAAAACTCAAGAAAAATAAGGAATTAAAGCCGGTTTTAGAGAAGCTCGCCAAACAGGATCGGAAGAATCCGGAAATCGCAAAAAAATACGGATTAGCCATTCTCGAAGAAAATCGGGAACGAGCCATTACCTATTTAAAGCAAGCCATCGAGACCTTTGCAAAGACCAAGGATTACGTTCAATTCGAGGAAATTTGGCCGATTTTCGTATCCAATAACTACGACGATATCCAATTCGTGGAAAAAATCGAAAGAATCCTGCTCGGTCATAGGGAAAAAACCCGTCTGGCAGGATATTTATATCCGTTGGTCGATCCTCATAAAGCGGTAGAAGATTGGGATCGAGTGATCTATCTTTTGAAGAAGATTTTGGATCACGAGCCCGTTTCCAATAAGGCACGTAACGAGTTGATTCGTGTTTATAAACTGAAATATGCCAACCACAGCCTTTTAGAAGACTTCCTCAAGATGTCCGAATTGGGAAATAACAGAAAGCCGGTTAAGGTTTGTATTTCCAATTTCGAAAGAAACATCGTTTTTGATACGGATAATTACGTACTACATAGAAACTGGGGAGTCGGTAAAATCGTTTCGATTTCTCCGAATGGCGATTCGATTTTTGTCGATTTCAAGGACAAAAAGAACCATAAGCTTTCCATTCAAATGGCGATCACCAGCCTTAAACCTCTAAAGGTGGATCATATTTGGGTGAAATTCTACGAGAACAAGGAATCGGTAGTCGAGTTATTCGAAAAAGATATTCCCAGCTTCTTTAAGGAATTATTAACTTCTTTCGACGGTCATATGTTGGTCGCAGAGATCAAAAACGAAGTGGTCGGCAAATTCCTACCCGTGGCGGAATGGTCCAAATGGTGGAACAAGGCCAAGAATATCATCAAGAAGGAACCGAAATTAGGCTTCAATCCTAAGAAAAAGGACGAACTCTGGTATCGTGAAAAGCCGATTACCTTTGCGGAAGAACTCACCGAAAAATTCAGCGCTACTTCCGACCTATCAAAAAAATTGGATATTGCAATCGAGGCTCTTCGAAATAAAGAAGAAGCGGAAGGAGCGATCGATACTTTCGCGCATCATTATTACGAGGAAGAGGAATCCAACGAACCGTTCCGTAGGATCGTCGCGTTTTTATATTTAGAGGAAGTCGCTTCCACGATGGAAGGTGAGGATGGAACTCCTTACGATTTCCAGCGTCATCAGAAGGAAGACCAAGTCGCTCAACTGATTAAAACTCTTACTAGAGAAGAGCTTTTGGAGATTTCTTCCCGAATCACCAACCTAGATATCAAGAAATCTTTCGTGGATCTCGTGAAGAAATTCCATAAGGATTGGGTGAACGTTCTTGTCGGATTGCTTTTCGAGGTCCCGGTTAAGAACAATAAATACGTCGTTTCCGTGCTGGAAGACGATAAAAAATTCGCCGAACTGAACTTATTCATCGAAACGGCAGCGAGCCGCGCGAAAGAAAATCCGGAAGTGTTCCTTTGGGTGGCAAAATCCATTCTGTGGCGGACTTGGGATGAGGAATGGATGAATGTCTCCCGTCAGGATTTGATCTTGAGAGTTCTCCGTCTTCTAAAGCCTCTGAATAAAATCGAGGAAAAAGGAACCAAGCTCAAGAACACCTGTCATGAAATTCTTTTCGGAAACGAATCGGCAGTGATTACCGAAGCGATTCAAAACGGGGACTCGGAATACATCCGTAAAGTATATGCGTTGTATCGGGAGGTTCCGTATATCGAGGAAACCGATAAAGATAAATTGATGAGTTTGATTCAATCTCTGAAACCCGATTTGGTTTGGGAAGAAGAGGAAGAAGACGATGAGGAAGACGACGTTCTTTCCCATATTCCGGAAAATGCGGTGCTTGTCACTCGCTGGGCGTTGAATCAGAAAAAAGCCGATTTTGAACATCTCGTAAACGTGGAAATGTTGGAAAACTCCAGAGATATCGGGGAAGCTCAGGAACGAGGTGACTTGCGCGAGAACGCGGAATACAAGGCCGCTATGGAGCGTCAGGTTCAGCTACAGGCACAAATCAAAAAGTTGGAATCGGAATTGAAAACCGCAGTCGTATTGGATCTTTCCAATGTGAAAACGGATAGAATCAATATCGGAACTACGGTTAAACTTAAGAACGAGTCGACCGGTGAAAACCAAACTTATTCCATCTTAGGAGCTTGGGACGCGGATACCGAAAAGAATATCATTTCTTATCAATCTCCTTTGGCTAAATCCTTATTAGGTAAACGAGTAGGTGATACTGCGGCGCTGAATCTAGGCGGTGCGGAAACGAAATTTAAGGTTTTGGATATCAACCGCTTCTCTCTACAGAATCAAGAAAGCTGA
- the lptE gene encoding LPS assembly lipoprotein LptE gives MRLLLLVPIFGIVLNGCAYFAREPGNPPKINGIPIPDSQRTVYVQNFRNNSYGIGLHTQLSDLVKQEINNRGRFIQTREKSLAAYRIYGEISHYQQVGALLDQGGQLLSREMLIICKVELQKAGGERIPLERSEIPARVIYSDQVGYIETEAQAQTRALRILSVRISEELERAWYYSISGKIDE, from the coding sequence ATGCGTCTTCTTTTGCTGGTCCCGATCTTCGGGATCGTTTTGAATGGTTGTGCTTACTTTGCCCGAGAGCCGGGAAACCCTCCGAAAATAAACGGCATTCCGATTCCGGATTCCCAGAGGACGGTTTATGTTCAGAATTTCAGAAACAATTCGTACGGGATCGGATTGCATACGCAACTTTCCGACTTAGTAAAACAGGAAATCAATAATCGCGGACGGTTCATCCAAACGCGGGAAAAATCCCTCGCCGCATACCGAATTTACGGAGAAATTTCCCACTACCAACAAGTTGGCGCCTTGCTGGACCAAGGCGGTCAATTACTCAGCCGCGAAATGTTAATTATTTGCAAGGTAGAACTTCAAAAGGCTGGTGGAGAACGAATCCCTTTGGAGAGGTCCGAAATTCCTGCGAGGGTTATTTATTCCGACCAAGTCGGCTATATCGAAACGGAGGCGCAGGCCCAAACTAGAGCTTTGCGCATTCTCTCCGTCCGAATTTCCGAAGAATTAGAAAGGGCTTGGTACTATTCGATTTCGGGAAAGATTGATGAGTGA
- a CDS encoding STAS domain-containing protein has protein sequence MEITRRESGNIVILDINGEIDLYNAPEIKDVIAKLIEEQKYYTIINLEKVSYIDSSGIGALISSLSNLKKYQGGLKIINVAGSVRKVFELTKLTSFFEIFDNEADAVGAFK, from the coding sequence ATGGAAATCACCAGAAGGGAAAGCGGTAACATCGTAATTCTGGACATTAATGGCGAAATCGATTTGTATAACGCCCCTGAAATAAAAGATGTCATCGCTAAGCTCATCGAAGAGCAGAAATATTATACAATCATCAACTTGGAAAAAGTCTCCTACATCGACTCATCCGGAATTGGCGCATTGATTTCCAGCCTCTCTAACCTAAAGAAATATCAGGGAGGATTAAAAATCATTAACGTCGCGGGGTCTGTGCGAAAGGTATTTGAGCTCACTAAGCTTACGTCCTTCTTCGAGATTTTTGATAATGAAGCTGACGCTGTCGGTGCTTTTAAATAA